One Halalkalicoccus sp. NIPERK01 DNA segment encodes these proteins:
- a CDS encoding class I SAM-dependent methyltransferase — protein sequence MDDGHPLFAALYDPLTRVAERRLRPERAWLTEGLSGRVLDLGCGTGAMFPYLCGRDLDLHALEPDPHMRKRAKRRAADLDCSIGIREGRAESLPYPDASFDAVVVSLVLCSVSDVEESVAEIARVLAPGGECRFLEHVRAEGWRARVQEALTPCWRRAAGGCRLDRETPAAFVSNPDLRVETLQRVPVGLPPVAPTLRGRAVRE from the coding sequence ATGGACGACGGACACCCGCTCTTCGCGGCGCTGTACGACCCGCTGACGCGGGTCGCGGAACGACGGCTTCGGCCGGAACGCGCGTGGCTCACGGAGGGGCTGTCGGGGCGCGTTCTCGACCTCGGTTGCGGGACCGGCGCGATGTTCCCCTACCTCTGCGGTCGGGACCTCGACCTCCACGCGCTCGAACCGGATCCACACATGCGAAAACGGGCGAAACGCCGCGCCGCGGACCTCGACTGCTCGATCGGGATCCGGGAGGGACGCGCCGAGTCGCTGCCGTACCCCGACGCCTCGTTCGACGCGGTCGTCGTCTCGCTGGTGCTCTGTTCGGTATCGGACGTCGAGGAGAGCGTCGCGGAGATCGCACGCGTGCTCGCGCCCGGCGGCGAGTGTCGATTCCTCGAACACGTCCGCGCGGAGGGGTGGCGGGCAAGGGTGCAGGAGGCGCTGACGCCCTGCTGGCGGCGTGCGGCGGGGGGTTGTCGTCTCGACCGGGAGACGCCCGCGGCGTTCGTCTCGAACCCCGACCTCCGGGTCGAGACGCTCCAGCGCGTCCCTGTCGGTCTCCCACCCGTCGCGCCGACCCTGCGGGGGCGGGCGGTCCGCGAGTAA
- a CDS encoding TrmB family transcriptional regulator — MTTDETAALDALERLGLSNYEAKVFIALQTLGTGTARDVYRVSEIPRSQVYGAAESLAERGLIEVQHSTPMQYRPVSLAEAEELLEERFERERTQAFDYLAEVRERHDPGPEEREDIWSVNGVDHVSDRIEHLIRTAEERVVFGAGAPRLARESLREALREAAERGVEVVIVSEDAEVRALFEDAPVAVHAPPEVLRNVRTARMLVVDDRAVLLSVRGDGEDQEAAFWSESSGFATVLVELLTGWLETAVVE; from the coding sequence ATGACGACCGACGAAACGGCAGCACTCGACGCGTTAGAGCGCCTCGGACTCTCGAACTACGAGGCGAAGGTGTTCATCGCCCTCCAGACGCTCGGAACGGGGACCGCACGCGACGTCTATCGCGTCTCGGAGATCCCCCGCTCGCAGGTGTACGGTGCCGCCGAGAGCCTCGCCGAACGCGGACTGATCGAGGTCCAGCACTCGACGCCGATGCAGTACCGGCCGGTGAGCCTCGCGGAGGCCGAGGAACTGCTCGAAGAGCGGTTCGAACGCGAGCGCACGCAGGCGTTCGACTACCTCGCGGAGGTCCGCGAGCGCCACGATCCGGGCCCGGAGGAACGCGAGGACATCTGGTCGGTCAACGGCGTCGACCACGTCAGCGACCGGATCGAACACCTGATCCGGACGGCCGAGGAGCGGGTCGTCTTCGGGGCGGGAGCGCCGAGGCTGGCGCGGGAGTCGCTCCGGGAGGCGCTCCGCGAGGCCGCGGAGCGAGGGGTCGAGGTGGTGATCGTCAGCGAGGACGCCGAGGTCCGGGCGCTGTTCGAGGACGCCCCCGTCGCGGTCCACGCCCCGCCCGAGGTCCTCCGGAACGTCCGCACCGCCCGGATGCTCGTGGTCGACGATCGGGCGGTGTTGCTGAGCGTCCGCGGCGACGGCGAGGACCAGGAGGCGGCGTTCTGGAGCGAGTCGAGCGGCTTCGCGACCGTGCTGGTCGAACTCCTCACCGGCTGGCTCGAAACCGCCGTCGTGGAGTGA
- a CDS encoding 50S ribosomal protein L15e, with the protein MAKSFYSHIREAWKNPKEGALGELQWQRKQQWRTEGAIERIERPTRLDRARELGYKAKQGIVLARVSVRKGTARKQRHKAGRRSKRQGVNRVTRNKNLQRVAEERATRKFRNLRVLNSYGVGQDGSQKWFEVILVDPEHPAIENDDDLSWICEDSQGNRALRGLTSAGQQNRGLGTKGKGTEHTRPSRNG; encoded by the coding sequence ATGGCAAAGAGCTTCTACTCACACATCCGAGAGGCATGGAAGAACCCCAAGGAGGGGGCGCTGGGCGAGCTCCAGTGGCAGCGAAAACAGCAGTGGCGCACCGAGGGCGCCATCGAACGCATCGAGCGCCCGACGCGCCTCGATCGCGCGCGCGAACTGGGCTACAAGGCCAAACAGGGGATCGTCCTCGCGCGCGTCAGCGTGCGAAAGGGCACCGCCCGCAAACAGCGCCACAAGGCCGGACGCCGGTCGAAACGCCAGGGCGTCAACCGCGTCACGCGAAACAAGAACCTCCAGCGCGTCGCGGAGGAACGGGCCACGCGGAAGTTCCGCAACCTGCGCGTGCTCAACTCCTACGGCGTCGGCCAGGACGGCTCCCAGAAGTGGTTCGAGGTGATCCTCGTCGACCCCGAGCACCCCGCGATCGAGAACGACGACGACCTCTCGTGGATCTGTGAGGACAGCCAGGGCAACCGCGCGCTGCGCGGCCTGACGAGCGCCGGCCAGCAGAACCGCGGGCTCGGCACGAAGGGCAAAGGGACGGAACACACCCGCCCGAGCCGGAACGGATAG
- a CDS encoding molybdopterin-synthase adenylyltransferase MoeB: MADLSLDPTQLDRYSRHIIMDEIGPDGQAKLLDSRVLVIGAGGLGAPIIQYLAAAGVGTLGIADADVVERSNLQRQIVHGDADVGEPKVESARRYVERLNPDITVETHELRVEPENVEDLIAEYDVVVDGSDNFRTRYLVNDACTLSGTPFSHGAIYKFEGQAITFPAEGGPCYRCLFPEAPPEDAVADCATTGVLGVLPGTVGCIQATEAMKLVLGFGEVLDGRLLVYDAADMTFDEVPVRRNPDCPVCGDDPIDSIENVEYAAEGCRVSAD, from the coding sequence ATGGCCGACCTCTCGCTCGACCCCACGCAGTTGGACCGCTACTCCAGACACATCATCATGGACGAGATCGGGCCGGATGGACAGGCGAAACTCCTCGATTCCCGCGTCCTCGTCATCGGCGCGGGCGGACTGGGCGCGCCGATCATCCAGTACCTGGCCGCTGCGGGCGTCGGAACCCTCGGAATCGCCGACGCCGACGTGGTCGAGCGCTCGAACCTCCAGCGCCAGATCGTCCACGGCGACGCGGACGTGGGCGAGCCGAAGGTCGAGTCGGCTCGAAGATACGTCGAGCGACTCAACCCCGATATCACCGTCGAAACCCACGAACTGCGCGTGGAACCCGAGAACGTCGAGGACCTCATCGCGGAGTACGACGTGGTGGTCGACGGCTCCGATAACTTCCGGACGCGCTATCTGGTCAACGACGCCTGCACCCTCTCGGGGACGCCCTTCTCCCACGGCGCGATCTACAAGTTCGAGGGCCAGGCGATCACCTTCCCCGCCGAGGGCGGGCCGTGCTACCGGTGTCTGTTCCCCGAGGCCCCACCCGAGGACGCCGTGGCGGACTGTGCGACCACCGGGGTTCTGGGCGTGCTTCCCGGCACCGTCGGGTGTATCCAGGCCACCGAGGCGATGAAGCTGGTGCTGGGGTTCGGCGAGGTACTGGACGGGCGACTGCTCGTCTACGACGCCGCCGACATGACGTTCGACGAGGTCCCCGTGAGGCGGAACCCCGACTGTCCCGTCTGTGGCGACGACCCCATCGACTCCATCGAGAACGTCGAGTACGCCGCCGAGGGCTGTCGGGTGAGCGCCGACTGA
- a CDS encoding DUF4350 domain-containing protein → MDRRTFLATAGVALAGTGAATAAPARPPLRLYSPASQLAADGTPLTDDSIVAAWAGPTAYNRDASRGDPVGYEGRIPLVSVDGRVAGIGSMFVADPARQGGDATYADSNGRALLSLWDALVDGDRVRWDASHEQYWTIDAFGHFRGLAERRGYEVDSVDAVDGPSLADADGLVITTPPRAFDPDERGAIAAFVEDGGALFLHDQANFRGLDETDNLNAIAERLDLAFRFNDDEVNDDAANAGAPFEPLTTEYDAALFGA, encoded by the coding sequence ATGGACCGCCGCACGTTCCTCGCGACCGCCGGGGTAGCCCTCGCCGGAACCGGGGCCGCCACCGCTGCCCCCGCCCGCCCTCCGCTCCGGCTCTACTCGCCGGCCAGCCAACTCGCCGCCGACGGCACGCCGCTGACCGACGACTCGATCGTGGCGGCGTGGGCCGGACCGACCGCCTACAACCGCGACGCCAGCCGGGGCGATCCCGTAGGGTATGAGGGACGGATCCCGCTTGTCTCGGTCGACGGCCGCGTGGCCGGGATCGGCTCGATGTTCGTCGCCGATCCCGCCCGACAGGGCGGCGACGCGACCTACGCCGACTCGAACGGCCGGGCGCTGCTCTCGCTGTGGGACGCGCTCGTCGATGGCGATCGGGTCAGGTGGGACGCCTCACACGAGCAGTACTGGACCATCGACGCGTTCGGGCACTTTAGAGGGCTCGCCGAGCGTCGGGGCTACGAGGTCGATTCGGTCGACGCCGTCGACGGGCCGAGCCTTGCCGATGCCGACGGTCTCGTGATCACGACGCCGCCGCGCGCGTTCGATCCCGACGAGCGAGGCGCGATCGCGGCGTTCGTCGAGGACGGCGGCGCGCTCTTCTTGCACGACCAGGCGAACTTCCGCGGCCTCGACGAGACCGACAACCTGAACGCGATCGCCGAACGGCTCGATCTGGCCTTTCGGTTCAACGACGACGAGGTCAACGACGACGCCGCGAACGCCGGCGCGCCGTTCGAACCGCTCACGACCGAGTACGACGCCGCCCTGTTCGGAGCCTGA
- a CDS encoding biotin/lipoate A/B protein ligase family protein: MERTDREWRLVREESHEGPTNMALDEVAAATAAAGGPRTLRVYRWEPSTLSLGYQQDPATVDWAFCEREEISVTRRPTGGGGIYHDSWGDISYSIVAPAAELPGNLMESYELLCEPILDAFDRLGVEAGFATESQPEIHRPACYLRELHPAHDVVAGGRKVSGNAQYRRKDAVIQHGSITFESLPERHLSVFADPRTSPEEFSARVTSLREHGVEDRREAVGAFEESLRTWADAEEGTWTEEELADARERADRKFASEAWNRDGKNPLG, encoded by the coding sequence ATGGAGCGTACGGATCGGGAGTGGCGGCTCGTCCGCGAGGAGTCACACGAGGGACCGACGAACATGGCGCTGGACGAGGTGGCGGCCGCGACCGCCGCGGCGGGCGGGCCGCGCACCCTGCGGGTGTATCGCTGGGAACCGAGCACCCTCTCATTGGGCTACCAGCAGGACCCCGCTACCGTGGACTGGGCGTTCTGCGAACGCGAGGAAATCTCGGTCACCCGGCGGCCGACCGGCGGCGGCGGCATCTATCACGACTCGTGGGGCGACATCTCCTACTCGATCGTCGCGCCCGCCGCGGAACTCCCGGGGAACCTGATGGAGAGCTACGAACTGCTGTGTGAGCCGATCCTCGACGCCTTCGACCGACTGGGAGTCGAGGCGGGGTTCGCCACGGAGTCCCAACCGGAGATCCACCGGCCCGCGTGCTACCTGCGGGAACTCCACCCGGCCCACGACGTGGTCGCGGGCGGGCGAAAGGTGAGCGGGAACGCCCAGTACCGGCGGAAGGACGCGGTGATCCAGCACGGCTCGATCACCTTCGAGTCGCTCCCCGAGCGCCACCTCTCCGTGTTCGCCGATCCCCGGACGAGTCCCGAGGAGTTCAGCGCGCGGGTGACGAGCCTGCGCGAACACGGGGTTGAGGACCGCAGAGAGGCGGTCGGGGCGTTCGAGGAATCCTTGAGAACGTGGGCCGACGCCGAGGAGGGAACGTGGACGGAGGAGGAACTCGCGGACGCCCGCGAGCGCGCCGACCGGAAGTTCGCGAGCGAGGCGTGGAATAGGGATGGAAAGAATCCGCTCGGCTGA
- a CDS encoding DUF371 domain-containing protein: MKEVVRARGHENVSAEHASTFEVTTDDWLTPAGDCILAVEADRSPADFDPAFVEACRNAGSEITVRFEANGHTETVRGRGHPDLSFGSERSMVGRTSEYVDDRTFVVNAGKAAAGFDRELVDALADGAEVVVTIEVEPAG; encoded by the coding sequence ATGAAAGAGGTCGTCCGCGCGAGGGGTCACGAGAACGTCAGCGCCGAACACGCGAGCACCTTCGAGGTCACGACCGACGACTGGCTCACGCCCGCGGGCGACTGCATCCTCGCCGTGGAGGCGGATCGTTCGCCGGCCGATTTCGACCCGGCGTTCGTCGAGGCCTGTCGGAACGCGGGTTCGGAGATCACCGTCCGGTTCGAGGCCAACGGACACACGGAAACCGTGCGAGGACGTGGACATCCCGACCTCTCCTTCGGGAGCGAGCGCAGCATGGTGGGGCGGACCAGCGAGTACGTCGACGACCGAACGTTCGTCGTCAACGCGGGGAAGGCGGCGGCGGGATTCGACCGCGAACTGGTGGACGCGCTGGCCGACGGGGCGGAGGTGGTGGTGACGATAGAGGTCGAGCCCGCCGGGTAG
- the nth gene encoding endonuclease III, translating into MSDDSEPAENISGGPSGGGIAAEFEPSEATTRAEAVVDVLGGLYWRKTYGGQDAFECLVRTILSQNTSDTASQPAHDALMDRFGGGDLVEALAGAQRNDLAETIQSAGLYNRKSEVMIAAAEEIREEFGSESQFDAFVRDEDSETVRSRLLEIDGVGPKTADCVLLFSGGRGGVFPVDTHVHRIYRRLGIAPPKADHEGVREILEGAVPAEKCGFGHTASIQFGREYCSARRPACLDGPEACPLYDLCERVGVDEVSETVVDPAEVESG; encoded by the coding sequence ATGAGCGACGATTCGGAGCCCGCGGAGAACATCAGCGGCGGACCCTCGGGCGGCGGGATCGCGGCGGAGTTCGAGCCGAGCGAGGCAACGACCCGTGCGGAGGCCGTCGTCGACGTCCTCGGGGGGCTCTACTGGCGGAAGACCTACGGGGGACAGGACGCCTTCGAGTGTCTCGTGCGGACGATCCTGAGCCAGAACACGAGCGATACGGCGAGCCAGCCGGCCCACGACGCGCTGATGGACCGTTTCGGTGGAGGTGACCTCGTCGAGGCGCTCGCAGGGGCCCAGCGGAACGACCTCGCCGAGACGATCCAGTCGGCGGGGCTGTACAACCGGAAGTCGGAGGTGATGATCGCCGCCGCCGAGGAGATCCGCGAGGAGTTCGGTTCGGAGAGCCAGTTCGACGCGTTCGTGCGCGACGAGGATTCCGAGACGGTGCGCTCGCGCCTGCTCGAAATCGACGGCGTCGGACCCAAAACCGCGGACTGCGTGCTGCTCTTCTCGGGCGGACGTGGCGGCGTCTTCCCCGTCGACACGCACGTTCATCGGATCTACCGCCGGCTGGGGATCGCGCCGCCGAAGGCCGACCACGAGGGGGTCCGGGAGATCCTCGAAGGGGCGGTACCCGCCGAGAAGTGTGGCTTCGGCCACACGGCGAGCATCCAGTTCGGCCGGGAGTACTGCTCGGCGCGCAGGCCCGCGTGTCTGGACGGCCCGGAGGCCTGCCCGCTCTACGACCTCTGTGAACGGGTGGGCGTCGACGAGGTGAGCGAGACGGTCGTCGACCCGGCCGAGGTCGAATCGGGGTGA
- a CDS encoding disulfide bond formation protein B — MRRLGSREWLALGTLVAAVATAGSLYFSEVLGLVPCELCWYQRIFMYPLVPVVGIAAVENRPGIYPTALALAIPGATIAAYHSAIQRVGEGTCTVGGGCTTIQYELLGLSIPNMALLAFLLVIAAVIAGR, encoded by the coding sequence ATGCGCAGACTCGGCTCGCGCGAGTGGCTCGCCCTCGGAACCCTCGTTGCGGCGGTCGCCACGGCGGGAAGCCTCTACTTCAGCGAGGTCCTCGGGCTCGTTCCCTGCGAGCTGTGCTGGTACCAGCGGATCTTCATGTACCCGCTGGTCCCCGTAGTGGGGATCGCGGCGGTCGAGAACCGACCCGGGATCTACCCGACCGCGTTGGCGCTCGCGATCCCCGGCGCGACGATCGCCGCCTACCACTCGGCCATCCAGCGGGTCGGCGAGGGGACGTGTACCGTCGGCGGCGGCTGTACGACGATCCAGTACGAACTCCTCGGCCTCTCGATCCCCAACATGGCGCTTCTCGCCTTCCTCCTCGTGATCGCCGCAGTGATCGCCGGGCGCTGA
- a CDS encoding beta-CASP ribonuclease aCPSF1 yields the protein MSTVDQKLDDALETIRNEIPADISVSDVTYEGPELVVYTREPKKFAQQGDLVRRLASKLRKRITVRPDPDVLAPPEKAREQIRSVIPEDAGVTDLDFHADTGEVVIEAQKPGMVIGRRGSTLREITKQVGWTPEVVRTPPIESPTVSNVRNFLKQERDERRDILERVGRQIHREQLSDEQWVRISTLGCCREVGRAAFVLSTADTRILIDCGDKPGSEDVPYLQVPEALGSGANSIDAVVLTHAHLDHSALLPLLFKYGYDGPIYTTEPTRDLMGLLQLDYLDVAAKEGRTPPYASEMVRETIKHTIPIEYGDVTDIAPDVKLTMHNAGHILGSAVCHFHIGNGMYNVAFSGDIHYDETRLLNGAVNDFPRVETLVLESTYGGRNDYQTDQEDSERNLIETINAAHDRGGKIVIPAFAVGRSQEIMLVLEEAMRTGKIPEMPIHLDGMIWEATAIHTTYPEYLNDDVRDRIFHDDQNPFLADYFNHIDRGEDERQEVADGDPCIVLSTSGMVTGGPIMSWLEHLGPNPDNTMIFVGYQAQGTLGRRIQNGWDEISMNDNRGRSNRLKLNLDVETVDGFSGHADRQGLENFVKTMNPRPEKVLCVHGDERSVQDLSSALYHNYNMRTFAPKNLETFRFK from the coding sequence ATGAGCACGGTAGATCAGAAACTCGACGACGCACTGGAAACGATCAGGAACGAAATCCCCGCCGATATCTCCGTCTCCGATGTGACCTACGAGGGGCCGGAACTCGTCGTCTACACGCGCGAACCCAAGAAGTTCGCCCAGCAGGGCGACCTCGTCCGTCGACTGGCGAGCAAACTCCGGAAACGCATCACCGTCCGCCCGGATCCCGACGTGCTCGCGCCGCCCGAGAAGGCCCGCGAGCAGATCCGATCGGTCATCCCGGAGGACGCGGGCGTCACCGACCTCGACTTCCACGCCGACACCGGCGAGGTCGTCATCGAGGCCCAGAAACCGGGGATGGTGATCGGGCGGCGCGGCTCGACGCTGCGCGAGATCACGAAGCAGGTCGGCTGGACGCCCGAGGTGGTCCGGACCCCGCCGATCGAGTCGCCGACGGTCTCGAACGTCCGGAACTTCCTCAAACAGGAGCGCGACGAGCGCCGGGACATCCTCGAACGGGTCGGCAGACAAATCCACCGCGAACAGCTCTCGGACGAGCAGTGGGTCCGCATCAGTACGCTGGGCTGTTGTCGGGAGGTCGGGCGGGCCGCCTTCGTCCTCTCGACGGCCGACACCCGGATCCTCATCGACTGTGGGGACAAACCCGGCTCCGAGGACGTCCCCTATCTGCAGGTGCCCGAGGCGCTCGGTTCGGGGGCGAACTCCATCGACGCGGTCGTCCTGACCCACGCCCACCTCGACCACTCGGCGCTCCTCCCCCTCCTCTTCAAGTACGGCTACGACGGGCCGATCTACACCACCGAACCCACCCGGGACCTGATGGGGCTGCTCCAACTCGATTACCTCGACGTCGCCGCGAAGGAGGGGCGGACCCCGCCCTACGCCTCGGAGATGGTCCGCGAGACGATCAAACACACCATCCCGATCGAGTACGGCGACGTCACCGACATCGCGCCCGACGTGAAGCTCACGATGCACAACGCGGGCCACATTCTGGGCAGCGCGGTCTGTCACTTCCACATCGGCAACGGGATGTACAACGTCGCGTTCTCGGGGGACATCCACTACGACGAGACGCGCCTGCTCAACGGCGCGGTCAACGACTTCCCCCGGGTCGAGACGCTCGTGCTCGAATCCACCTACGGCGGACGAAACGACTACCAGACCGATCAGGAGGACTCCGAGCGCAACCTCATCGAGACGATCAACGCGGCCCACGACCGGGGCGGGAAGATCGTGATCCCCGCGTTCGCCGTCGGGCGCTCCCAGGAGATCATGCTCGTCCTCGAGGAGGCGATGCGGACGGGCAAGATTCCCGAGATGCCGATCCATCTGGACGGGATGATCTGGGAGGCGACCGCGATCCACACCACCTACCCCGAGTACCTCAACGACGACGTCCGCGACCGGATCTTCCACGACGACCAAAACCCGTTCCTCGCCGACTACTTCAACCACATCGACCGCGGCGAGGACGAACGCCAGGAGGTCGCCGACGGCGACCCCTGTATCGTCCTCTCGACCTCGGGGATGGTCACCGGCGGCCCGATCATGTCCTGGCTCGAACACCTCGGCCCCAATCCGGACAACACCATGATCTTCGTCGGCTACCAGGCTCAGGGCACGCTCGGCCGTCGGATCCAGAACGGCTGGGACGAAATCTCGATGAACGACAACCGCGGGCGCTCGAACCGACTCAAGTTGAATCTCGACGTCGAAACCGTCGACGGCTTCTCGGGCCACGCGGATCGCCAGGGGTTGGAGAACTTCGTCAAGACGATGAACCCCCGCCCCGAGAAGGTGCTGTGTGTCCACGGCGACGAGCGCTCGGTACAGGACCTCTCCTCGGCGCTGTATCACAACTACAACATGCGCACCTTCGCCCCGAAGAACCTCGAGACGTTCCGCTTCAAATGA
- the proS gene encoding proline--tRNA ligase produces the protein MSNGEQELGITESKEHSPGEWYAEVVRKAKLADYAPMSGFIVTRPRGYALWEAIQSNLDGRFKETGVQNAYFPLFIPESYLEREKDVVEGFDPEVAWVTQGGHEELEERLAVRPTSESIIAPFLSQWVRSHRDLPLRVNQWCSVVRWEATETKPFFRTKEFLWQEGHTAHRDREDAWDETMLRLEQYETVYEEVLAIPVMRGRKPEHDKFPGADTTTTVEALMPDGKSVQGATSHHLGRSFAEAFDITYVDEEEEERVAHTTSWGLSWRALGALIMTHSDDQGLVLPPTVAPEQVVVVPIWQEENREEVLEYGEGIAADLEEAGLRVEFDDRDERNPGFKFNEWELLGTPLRLEIGPNEVEDGEVTAVHRPDGEKTVEGRQGIVETVEEHLDTVYAKLYAAAEETLEENVRDAGSREEILGTIGRFGGYVRAPWCGEEACETAIKEEIAAEIVMVPLEKASDDAGDECAVCGEKAVETAYFAKSY, from the coding sequence ATGAGCAACGGTGAGCAGGAACTCGGCATCACCGAATCGAAAGAACACAGCCCCGGCGAGTGGTACGCCGAGGTCGTTCGCAAGGCGAAACTCGCCGATTACGCGCCGATGAGCGGCTTCATCGTCACCCGACCGCGGGGGTACGCGCTCTGGGAGGCGATCCAGTCCAACCTCGACGGCCGGTTCAAGGAGACGGGAGTGCAGAACGCGTACTTTCCCCTCTTTATCCCCGAGAGCTACCTCGAACGCGAGAAGGACGTCGTCGAGGGGTTCGACCCCGAGGTGGCGTGGGTCACGCAGGGGGGCCACGAGGAACTCGAGGAGCGCCTCGCCGTGCGCCCGACCAGCGAGTCGATCATCGCGCCGTTCCTGAGCCAGTGGGTCCGCAGCCACCGCGACTTACCCCTCAGAGTGAACCAGTGGTGTTCCGTGGTTCGGTGGGAGGCCACCGAGACCAAGCCCTTCTTCCGGACCAAGGAGTTCCTCTGGCAGGAGGGCCACACCGCCCACCGGGACCGCGAGGACGCCTGGGACGAGACGATGCTTCGGCTGGAGCAGTACGAGACGGTCTACGAGGAGGTGCTCGCCATCCCGGTGATGCGGGGACGAAAACCCGAACACGACAAGTTTCCCGGCGCCGATACCACTACCACTGTCGAGGCGCTCATGCCCGACGGCAAGTCGGTACAGGGTGCGACCTCCCACCACCTCGGCCGGTCGTTCGCCGAGGCGTTCGACATCACCTACGTCGACGAAGAGGAGGAGGAACGGGTCGCCCACACCACCTCGTGGGGGCTCTCGTGGCGCGCGCTCGGCGCGCTGATCATGACCCACTCGGACGACCAGGGGCTCGTCCTTCCCCCGACGGTCGCGCCCGAACAGGTCGTGGTCGTCCCGATCTGGCAGGAGGAGAACCGCGAGGAGGTCCTGGAGTACGGCGAGGGGATCGCCGCCGACCTCGAGGAGGCGGGACTCAGGGTGGAGTTCGACGACCGCGACGAGCGCAACCCCGGCTTCAAGTTCAACGAGTGGGAGCTCCTGGGAACGCCCCTCAGACTGGAGATCGGCCCGAACGAGGTCGAGGACGGGGAAGTGACGGCGGTCCACCGACCGGACGGCGAGAAGACGGTCGAGGGACGCCAGGGGATCGTCGAGACGGTGGAGGAACACCTCGACACCGTCTACGCGAAACTGTACGCGGCCGCCGAGGAGACCTTAGAGGAGAACGTCCGGGACGCCGGGAGTCGCGAGGAGATCCTCGGGACGATCGGCCGTTTTGGAGGGTACGTCCGCGCGCCGTGGTGCGGCGAGGAGGCCTGCGAGACGGCGATCAAAGAGGAGATCGCCGCCGAGATCGTGATGGTCCCGCTGGAGAAGGCGTCGGACGACGCGGGCGACGAATGTGCGGTCTGTGGCGAGAAAGCCGTCGAAACGGCCTACTTCGCGAAGTCGTACTGA